One segment of Candidatus Paceibacterota bacterium DNA contains the following:
- a CDS encoding endo-1,4-beta-xylanase, translating into MTGRNSMLLGTMATTLILLNAWAAAPESWRKQWDDPSLNARVEQNIERFRKGDCVLEVVDAAGEPVGGARIKARQVSHEFLFGCNGFVLGQLKPEDLEERYESGFVRLFNFLTVPFYWEGIEPARGELRYAEPARDIWRRPPPDRFLPFAAKHGITLKGHPLLWHAYNPAWLPQDANALRDLYRKRFREISSRYADKIPIWDVVNESLVCTTNYPLYTPERAYVGWAFKEVAPLFPAQTTLMINEVTPFNFPPAGNNRYLAQIKQLLAQGATVRGIGFQYHFMRREALDKYLAGKDCNPQRLLDLYEEAGRFGLPLYITEITFPSAGPGGEEVQAAVVRDHYRLWFSAPMMAGITWWNLGDGTAVKGENEAMGGLMDAQLQPKAAYRALDQLVNHTWKTQAEFQTDVRGTARLRGFYGKYEVEVTSGAAARKFQLNHRRGEAKAHRLVLAPHDQ; encoded by the coding sequence ATGACAGGCAGGAATTCGATGCTGCTGGGAACGATGGCGACGACCTTGATCCTGCTCAATGCCTGGGCCGCCGCGCCGGAGTCCTGGCGCAAGCAATGGGACGATCCAAGTCTTAACGCACGCGTCGAACAGAACATTGAACGGTTTCGCAAAGGGGATTGTGTCCTGGAAGTGGTGGACGCCGCCGGGGAGCCGGTGGGGGGCGCCAGGATCAAGGCGCGCCAGGTAAGCCATGAGTTTCTGTTTGGCTGCAACGGCTTTGTGCTGGGCCAGTTGAAGCCGGAGGACCTGGAAGAGCGCTACGAATCCGGATTTGTGCGGCTGTTCAACTTCCTCACCGTGCCGTTCTACTGGGAGGGCATCGAGCCGGCACGGGGCGAACTGCGGTATGCGGAGCCCGCGCGCGATATCTGGCGCCGGCCACCGCCGGACCGTTTCCTGCCCTTTGCCGCGAAGCACGGCATTACCCTCAAGGGGCATCCGCTGCTCTGGCACGCTTATAATCCGGCTTGGTTGCCCCAGGACGCGAACGCATTGCGCGACCTCTACCGCAAACGCTTTCGCGAAATCAGCAGCCGTTACGCCGACAAGATTCCCATCTGGGACGTGGTTAACGAATCACTGGTGTGCACCACCAATTACCCTCTCTACACGCCGGAACGGGCGTACGTGGGCTGGGCGTTCAAGGAAGTGGCGCCTTTGTTTCCCGCGCAAACCACGCTGATGATCAATGAGGTGACTCCCTTCAATTTTCCACCCGCCGGGAACAACCGGTATCTGGCCCAAATCAAGCAACTGCTCGCCCAGGGCGCCACCGTACGGGGAATTGGCTTTCAATACCATTTTATGCGGCGTGAGGCACTGGATAAATACCTCGCTGGCAAGGACTGCAATCCGCAGCGGTTGCTGGATCTGTACGAGGAGGCTGGCCGCTTCGGTCTGCCGCTTTATATCACGGAGATCACCTTTCCCTCAGCAGGTCCGGGCGGAGAAGAAGTTCAGGCTGCGGTGGTCCGCGATCATTATCGTCTTTGGTTCAGCGCGCCCATGATGGCCGGCATCACGTGGTGGAACCTGGGCGATGGAACCGCAGTCAAAGGCGAGAATGAGGCGATGGGCGGCTTGATGGACGCTCAACTCCAGCCCAAAGCTGCCTATCGGGCGCTGGATCAGCTCGTCAATCATACCTGGAAGACTCAGGCTGAATTTCAGACGGACGTCCGGGGCACCGCGCGGCTGCGCGGGTTCTACGGCAAATACGAAGTTGAAGTCACCAGCGGCGCCGCCGCTCGCAAGTTCCAGCTGAATCACCGGCGAGGTGAAGCAAAAGCCCATCGGCTTGTGTTGGCCCCGCATGACCAATGA
- a CDS encoding Crp/Fnr family transcriptional regulator — MANSFTEFKQAAIVNTLRGCQLFAGLGAGDLNSVADITLVKSLSKGDYLFREGAPAQGFYIVQKGAINVHRVNAAGKEQVIHIFRTGESFAEAALATASGYPADACALESSQVLLVEKAGFLALLKRQPDLALRMLGSMSLHLRTLIAQLEDLTLKDVETRLANWLSKRCPDPASPRPVTIELRTTKRVLAAELGTVSETFSRTLAKFRQQKLVAVKGKHLTVLSPQKLRELLRRNLGE, encoded by the coding sequence ATGGCCAATTCATTCACAGAGTTCAAACAAGCCGCGATTGTCAACACCCTCCGTGGCTGCCAGCTCTTTGCGGGCCTTGGAGCGGGGGACTTGAACAGCGTCGCGGATATCACCCTCGTCAAGTCGCTCAGCAAGGGCGACTATCTCTTCCGCGAAGGCGCCCCCGCGCAAGGTTTCTACATTGTGCAAAAGGGTGCCATCAACGTCCATCGCGTCAACGCTGCCGGCAAGGAGCAGGTCATCCATATCTTTCGCACCGGCGAGTCCTTTGCCGAGGCCGCCCTGGCGACCGCGTCCGGCTACCCGGCCGACGCCTGTGCCCTGGAGTCCTCGCAGGTGCTGCTGGTGGAGAAGGCCGGTTTCCTCGCCTTGCTCAAGCGCCAGCCCGATCTCGCCCTGCGGATGCTGGGTTCCATGAGCCTGCACCTGCGCACGCTCATCGCCCAGCTTGAAGATCTGACGCTCAAGGACGTCGAAACTCGCCTCGCAAACTGGCTCAGCAAGCGCTGCCCCGACCCTGCGTCACCCCGACCTGTCACCATCGAACTAAGGACCACCAAGCGAGTGCTCGCCGCCGAACTGGGCACCGTCAGCGAAACCTTCTCTCGCACGTTGGCCAAGTTCCGCCAACAGAAACTTGTCGCGGTCAAAGGCAAACACCTCACGGTCCTGTCCCCGCAAAAGTTGCGCGAGCTGCTCCGCCGCAACCTCGGCGAGTAG
- a CDS encoding response regulator, translating into MARFTMSNLSPVLLAEDDPNDVLLVRRAFQENQTLNPVHAVGNGEEAIQYLAGEGQFADRSAFPFPALFLLDLKMPVKDGLEVLRWLHEHPDIPSKLPVVVLSSAELPNETQMAYAMDIQACIVKPLSYSELREKIRILKEYWLDYEARAAS; encoded by the coding sequence ATGGCAAGGTTTACAATGTCGAATCTGAGTCCTGTACTGTTGGCCGAAGACGACCCGAATGACGTGCTGCTCGTGCGCCGGGCATTCCAGGAGAACCAGACGCTCAACCCAGTACACGCGGTCGGGAACGGCGAGGAGGCAATCCAATACCTGGCCGGTGAAGGACAATTCGCCGATCGGAGCGCCTTTCCCTTTCCAGCCCTCTTCCTGCTCGACCTGAAAATGCCCGTCAAGGACGGCCTCGAGGTCCTCCGGTGGCTGCACGAGCATCCTGATATCCCAAGCAAATTGCCGGTGGTGGTGCTGAGCTCGGCGGAACTGCCCAACGAAACCCAGATGGCCTACGCAATGGATATCCAAGCCTGCATCGTCAAACCGCTGAGCTACTCCGAACTGCGGGAGAAGATCCGGATTCTTAAGGAGTATTGGCTGGACTACGAAGCCCGCGCCGCTTCTTGA
- a CDS encoding formate--tetrahydrofolate ligase, with translation MPEVLSTNHSLPPRRIAEVARELHLDTDNILPHGHFIAKVPIDELRDRQGQPDGRLVLVSAMTPTPEGIGKTTTTIGLADALRRLGNRAIFCVREPSLGPYFGIKGGGTGAGRAQVVPAEAINLHFVGDMYAVTKANNLLAAMVDNHLQHGNELGIDPRQIVLRRVIDLNDRALRDIIIGLGGVKHGVPRRDGFNITPASEVMAILCLARDYGDLGERLSQMVVAFNYQGEPVRASQINAVGAMQVLLRDAIHPNLVQSHEGTPAFVHGGPFANIAQGTNTTLATRLALKLADYVVTEAGFATELGGEKFFDIKCRLAGLNPAGAVIVATAKAVAYHGGFTDSGGLGNLAKHIENIRRFGLEPVVALNRFPDDKPADLDRIIRFCSRQEVEAVVAEHYARGGEGAVELAGAVLRMIGRNHRRKLRFAYPLEMPLDRKIEAVARKLYGAAGVDFEPGARHNLELLTRHGFARLPVCIAKTPMSLSDDPARRGRPSGFRIRVNELRISAGAGFVVVICGNIVTMPGLPKVPAAARIKILPSGQAIGLS, from the coding sequence ATGCCTGAAGTGCTGTCAACTAACCATAGCCTGCCGCCCCGCCGCATTGCGGAAGTGGCGCGGGAACTGCATTTGGATACGGACAACATCCTTCCACACGGGCATTTCATTGCCAAGGTCCCCATTGACGAGCTGCGGGACCGTCAGGGCCAACCCGACGGACGCCTGGTCCTGGTCAGCGCCATGACCCCGACGCCCGAGGGGATTGGCAAGACGACCACCACCATCGGGCTGGCCGACGCGCTGCGGCGGTTGGGCAACCGCGCAATCTTCTGCGTCCGCGAACCTTCGCTGGGGCCCTACTTCGGCATCAAGGGCGGCGGCACCGGAGCCGGTCGCGCCCAGGTGGTCCCGGCCGAGGCGATCAATTTGCACTTCGTGGGCGACATGTACGCCGTGACCAAGGCCAACAATTTGCTCGCGGCAATGGTGGACAATCACCTCCAGCACGGCAACGAGCTGGGCATTGACCCCCGCCAGATTGTCCTGCGCCGCGTGATTGACCTGAATGACCGCGCCTTGCGCGACATCATCATCGGCCTGGGCGGCGTCAAACACGGCGTCCCCCGCCGCGACGGCTTCAACATCACGCCCGCGTCCGAGGTAATGGCCATTCTTTGCCTGGCACGGGATTATGGTGACCTGGGAGAGCGGCTCAGCCAGATGGTAGTCGCCTTCAATTACCAAGGCGAGCCGGTGCGGGCCTCCCAAATCAATGCCGTGGGGGCCATGCAGGTGCTGCTCCGCGATGCCATCCACCCGAACCTGGTCCAGTCCCACGAAGGCACACCGGCCTTTGTCCATGGCGGACCGTTCGCCAACATTGCCCAAGGCACCAATACCACCCTCGCTACGCGCCTGGCCCTCAAGCTGGCTGATTATGTGGTAACCGAAGCGGGGTTTGCCACCGAGCTGGGCGGGGAGAAGTTCTTCGACATCAAATGCAGGCTGGCGGGGTTGAATCCGGCGGGCGCCGTGATCGTGGCGACGGCGAAGGCGGTTGCGTACCACGGCGGCTTCACCGATTCCGGGGGTCTGGGCAATCTCGCCAAGCACATTGAGAATATTCGCCGCTTCGGCCTGGAGCCGGTTGTGGCCCTCAACCGTTTTCCCGACGACAAGCCGGCAGACCTGGATCGCATCATCCGATTCTGTAGCCGGCAGGAGGTGGAGGCGGTGGTGGCCGAGCACTATGCGCGCGGGGGCGAAGGCGCGGTGGAGCTTGCAGGGGCCGTGCTGCGGATGATCGGTCGAAATCATCGTCGCAAGTTGCGCTTCGCGTACCCGTTGGAGATGCCGCTGGACCGCAAGATTGAGGCGGTAGCACGCAAGTTATACGGGGCGGCGGGCGTGGATTTCGAGCCAGGCGCCCGGCACAATCTTGAACTCCTTACTCGTCACGGGTTTGCCAGGCTGCCGGTCTGCATCGCCAAGACACCCATGTCACTCTCGGATGATCCGGCTCGGCGCGGCCGGCCAAGCGGCTTTCGCATTCGGGTCAACGAACTGCGGATCTCAGCCGGCGCCGGCTTCGTGGTGGTGATTTGCGGGAACATCGTGACCATGCCCGGCCTGCCCAAAGTCCCGGCCGCCGCGCGCATCAAGATATTACCCTCCGGCCAGGCAATCGGACTTTCCTAA
- the mtnA gene encoding S-methyl-5-thioribose-1-phosphate isomerase — translation MNVTVHGRARHFRTVTFDVRRNAVLLIEQRLLPHEFRIVAARDFRQTARAITDMVVRGAGAIGATAAYGLAQGARAFQGRSLAGFQRHVDLVSATLESARPTAVDPVNAVNYVHQAMRAGQTVEERQGLALAAAEEFANDDVRHCEAIGRHGARLIRGGINVLTHCNAGWLAFVDIGSATAPLYAAQARGRKFHVYCDETRPRSQGATLTAWELAQQGISHQVIADNAAGHLMQRGRIDLVIVGSDRTLGRTGEVANKIGTYTKAVLARRHGIPFYVAIPLSSIDWNLRTGFDIPIEERHESEVLGAWGVAAGRGRSGPARRGYVRVANPASGALNPGFDVTPAELITGIITPVGILKPRELWTRRRELGWPG, via the coding sequence TTGAACGTCACCGTCCACGGTCGCGCCAGGCACTTTCGCACCGTGACCTTTGATGTCCGGCGCAACGCGGTGCTGCTTATCGAGCAGCGGCTCCTCCCCCACGAATTTCGGATCGTCGCCGCGCGGGATTTCCGCCAAACCGCGCGTGCCATTACCGACATGGTTGTCCGCGGGGCCGGCGCGATTGGCGCCACAGCGGCTTACGGGCTGGCGCAAGGGGCCCGCGCTTTCCAGGGACGCAGCCTGGCGGGTTTCCAGCGGCACGTTGATTTGGTTTCCGCAACCCTCGAATCCGCCCGGCCCACCGCGGTGGACCCGGTCAATGCGGTCAACTATGTGCACCAGGCCATGCGCGCCGGCCAGACGGTCGAGGAGCGGCAAGGACTGGCGCTGGCGGCGGCGGAGGAGTTCGCCAACGACGACGTGCGGCATTGCGAGGCCATCGGGCGGCACGGCGCCAGGCTCATCCGCGGCGGCATAAACGTTCTCACCCACTGCAACGCCGGCTGGCTGGCCTTCGTGGACATCGGCAGCGCCACGGCACCCTTGTATGCCGCCCAGGCGCGCGGACGGAAGTTCCATGTCTATTGCGACGAGACCCGGCCGCGCTCACAAGGCGCCACTCTCACGGCGTGGGAACTCGCGCAGCAGGGCATTTCCCACCAGGTCATCGCCGACAATGCCGCCGGCCACCTCATGCAACGCGGCAGGATTGACCTGGTCATCGTGGGCAGCGACCGCACATTGGGCCGCACCGGCGAGGTCGCCAACAAGATCGGCACCTACACCAAAGCGGTTCTAGCCCGGCGGCACGGCATTCCTTTCTACGTCGCCATTCCTCTCTCCTCCATTGACTGGAACTTGAGGACCGGCTTCGACATCCCGATCGAGGAACGCCACGAGAGCGAAGTCCTCGGCGCGTGGGGGGTGGCGGCGGGTCGCGGCCGATCGGGTCCCGCACGGCGCGGCTATGTGCGCGTGGCCAATCCTGCCAGCGGGGCGCTGAATCCGGGCTTCGATGTCACTCCGGCAGAACTGATCACGGGCATCATCACCCCGGTGGGCATCCTCAAGCCGCGCGAGCTGTGGACCCGGCGGCGGGAGCTGGGCTGGCCGGGCTGA